Proteins from a genomic interval of candidate division WOR-3 bacterium:
- a CDS encoding zinc ribbon domain-containing protein — translation MPVYEFSCEDCGKKFDVIATLEEKEAGLQPVCPNCGGMRVRQVFGRFTVVGGSKSEIDEELPDLEGEDYGEEGFDELEEEEGFEGDEDIGSLDEDLDI, via the coding sequence ATGCCAGTTTATGAGTTCAGTTGCGAGGATTGTGGTAAGAAGTTTGATGTTATCGCCACCCTTGAGGAAAAGGAGGCAGGCTTACAGCCGGTATGTCCCAATTGCGGCGGAATGAGGGTGCGGCAGGTGTTTGGTCGTTTTACCGTGGTGGGGGGCTCGAAGAGCGAGATTGATGAGGAGCTGCCAGACTTAGAGGGCGAGGATTATGGAGAGGAGGGGTTTGATGAGTTGGAGGAGGAAGAGGGGTTTGAAGGTGATGAGGACATTGGCAGCCTTGATGAGGATTTGGATATTTAA
- the cobO gene encoding cob(I)yrinic acid a,c-diamide adenosyltransferase: protein MVQVYTGDGKGKTTAAFGLALRAAGHNWRVLVVQFMKGDSGYGEVVAAKYVPGLEVRQFGLKTFVEKGNPKAEDLALAREGLNFARSAINSGKYQLVILDEINVAVDYGLLPLEEVLSLCQECPSDVELVLTGRGAKAQLLEIADLVSEIKEIKHPFQKGVVNRVGIDH, encoded by the coding sequence ATGGTCCAGGTTTATACCGGCGATGGCAAGGGAAAGACAACCGCTGCCTTTGGTTTGGCGCTGCGTGCGGCTGGGCATAACTGGCGGGTTTTAGTTGTCCAGTTTATGAAAGGAGACAGCGGCTATGGTGAGGTGGTGGCGGCAAAATATGTTCCTGGACTTGAGGTGAGGCAGTTCGGGCTGAAGACATTTGTGGAAAAGGGAAACCCAAAAGCAGAGGATTTGGCACTTGCCCGGGAGGGGTTGAATTTTGCCAGAAGCGCAATCAATTCCGGGAAATATCAGTTGGTGATTCTTGATGAGATAAATGTGGCGGTTGATTATGGTCTTTTGCCGCTGGAAGAGGTTTTAAGTCTCTGCCAGGAGTGTCCGTCAGATGTGGAACTGGTTTTGACCGGTAGGGGGGCGAAGGCTCAATTGCTGGAAATTGCCGACCTGGTAAGTGAGATAAAAGAGATCAAGCATCCTTTTCAAAAGGGGGTTGTCAATCGAGTCGGAATTGACCATTGA
- the meaB gene encoding methylmalonyl Co-A mutase-associated GTPase MeaB produces the protein MSIESELTIEQLLEWFQRGDRRACGQVISLVENESADAVEILNRLYPLMGKAYRIGITGPPGAGKSTLVEKLVLLARKEGHSVGVVAVDPSSPFSGGAVLGDRVRMASLFTDPGVYIRSMATRGSLGGLALRTKEVCDVLDAFGKDYIFIETVGVGQMELDIAEAADTTVVVLVPESGDSIQALKAGLMEIGEIYCVNKSDREGADRIVLEIETMLELRPKSDSWVPPVVKTSGLSGTGVGELYEKICAHRRYLESSDVLKNRRRKAVRVEVERLIEERLRRRFWQDARVNERLEELIAEVIKRKISPYQAAAILLNERGVDG, from the coding sequence TTGTCAATCGAGTCGGAATTGACCATTGAGCAGTTGCTTGAGTGGTTCCAGCGAGGGGACCGGCGTGCCTGCGGTCAGGTTATTTCCCTTGTAGAAAACGAGTCAGCCGATGCGGTTGAGATTTTAAACCGCCTTTATCCACTGATGGGCAAGGCGTATCGGATTGGGATAACAGGACCTCCTGGTGCTGGGAAAAGCACCTTGGTGGAAAAACTGGTGTTGCTCGCCCGGAAAGAGGGGCATTCGGTTGGTGTGGTGGCGGTGGACCCGAGTTCACCCTTTTCCGGGGGTGCGGTGTTGGGTGACCGGGTGCGAATGGCATCACTTTTTACCGACCCTGGGGTCTACATCCGTTCAATGGCAACCAGAGGCAGCCTCGGTGGTCTTGCCCTGCGCACTAAGGAGGTTTGTGATGTCCTCGACGCCTTTGGCAAGGACTACATTTTTATTGAGACGGTTGGAGTTGGTCAGATGGAGCTTGACATCGCTGAAGCGGCTGATACCACTGTTGTTGTCCTTGTCCCTGAGTCCGGGGATTCCATTCAGGCGCTCAAAGCCGGATTGATGGAGATTGGAGAAATCTACTGTGTGAATAAAAGCGACCGTGAAGGTGCTGACCGGATTGTCCTTGAGATTGAAACGATGCTGGAGTTGAGACCGAAAAGTGACTCTTGGGTTCCCCCGGTGGTTAAAACATCCGGCTTGAGCGGCACAGGGGTTGGCGAGCTTTATGAAAAGATTTGTGCCCATCGCCGGTATCTTGAAAGTTCTGATGTTCTTAAAAACCGCCGGCGCAAGGCAGTACGAGTTGAGGTTGAAAGGCTGATTGAGGAGAGACTGCGTCGGCGGTTCTGGCAGGATGCCAGGGTTAATGAGCGGCTTGAGGAGCTGATTGCTGAGGTAATAAAGCGAAAGATCTCACCTTATCAAGCAGCAGCAATACTCCTAAACGAAAGGGGGGTTGATGGCTGA
- a CDS encoding methylmalonyl-CoA mutase family protein: MAEIDKIKQEKERWERCVKKGETEKFQTVSGLPVEILYTPADLVGFDYLRDLGFPGEYPFTRGIRHNMYRGRLWTMRQFSGFGTARDTNARYKFLLAHGETGLSVAFDFPTLYGRDSDDPMAKGEVGKCGVAISSLEDMETLFDGIPLGEVSTSMTINGPAAVLWAFYIVTAEKQGVPSEKLRGTIQNDILKEYIAQKSWLFPPEPSLRIITDIMAFGAKHVPKWNTISISGYHIREAGSTAAQELAFTLKDGMTYVEAGIKAGLDVDTFAPRLSFFFNSHLDFFEEIAKFRAARRIWAREMKETFKAKKPESWLLRFHTQTAGCTLTAQQPENNIVRTAFQALAAVLGGTQSLHTNSMDETWALPSEKAVLIALRTQQLIAEETGVINVIDPLGGSYYVEALTNELEKKAYEYFERIDALGGMVKAIEQGYPQREIAEAAYRYQKAVDEGRRTVVGVNKYVLAGEKLEIPILKIDPRVEEEQHERLRRLRQRRDNSKVRKALDDLKAACAGKDNVMYPILEAVRAYATLGEICGAMKEVFGTYAEPPMF, encoded by the coding sequence ATGGCTGAAATTGATAAAATCAAACAGGAAAAAGAGCGGTGGGAAAGGTGTGTAAAAAAAGGTGAAACTGAAAAGTTTCAGACCGTATCCGGTTTACCGGTTGAGATTTTATACACACCGGCAGATCTGGTGGGCTTTGATTATCTGCGTGACCTTGGTTTTCCTGGTGAATATCCGTTTACCCGGGGGATAAGGCACAATATGTACCGGGGTAGGCTCTGGACAATGCGCCAGTTTTCCGGTTTTGGAACCGCGCGGGACACCAATGCCCGCTACAAGTTTCTCCTTGCCCATGGTGAGACCGGTCTTTCTGTAGCTTTTGATTTTCCCACACTTTATGGCAGGGACTCGGATGACCCGATGGCAAAGGGAGAGGTGGGAAAGTGTGGTGTGGCGATTTCGTCGCTTGAAGATATGGAGACCCTTTTTGACGGCATCCCGTTAGGAGAGGTTTCCACCTCAATGACCATCAATGGACCCGCAGCGGTGCTATGGGCTTTCTATATCGTTACCGCGGAGAAACAGGGGGTACCGAGTGAAAAGCTGCGCGGGACAATCCAGAACGACATCCTCAAGGAGTACATCGCGCAGAAGTCCTGGCTTTTTCCACCTGAGCCATCACTGCGCATCATTACCGACATTATGGCATTTGGTGCCAAGCATGTCCCCAAATGGAACACCATCTCCATCTCCGGTTATCACATCCGCGAAGCCGGTTCAACCGCTGCCCAGGAACTGGCATTTACCCTGAAGGATGGAATGACCTATGTTGAGGCGGGGATTAAAGCCGGGCTGGATGTGGACACCTTTGCCCCGCGGCTTTCCTTCTTTTTCAATTCCCATCTTGACTTCTTTGAGGAGATTGCCAAGTTTCGGGCTGCCCGGCGCATCTGGGCGAGGGAGATGAAGGAGACCTTTAAGGCGAAAAAGCCCGAGTCCTGGCTTTTGCGTTTTCACACCCAGACCGCAGGCTGCACCTTGACCGCGCAGCAGCCGGAAAATAATATTGTCCGCACCGCATTTCAGGCGCTGGCGGCGGTTCTGGGTGGAACCCAGAGCCTGCACACCAACTCAATGGATGAGACCTGGGCTTTGCCAAGTGAAAAGGCGGTTTTGATTGCCCTGCGTACCCAGCAGTTGATTGCCGAGGAGACCGGGGTTATCAATGTGATTGACCCCTTAGGAGGCTCCTATTATGTTGAGGCGCTGACCAATGAACTGGAGAAGAAGGCTTACGAGTATTTTGAAAGGATTGACGCCTTAGGAGGAATGGTCAAGGCGATTGAACAGGGGTATCCCCAGCGGGAGATCGCTGAGGCGGCGTATCGCTATCAGAAGGCGGTTGATGAAGGCAGGCGCACGGTTGTGGGGGTGAATAAATATGTGCTTGCAGGGGAGAAACTGGAGATTCCGATTCTCAAGATTGACCCGCGGGTTGAGGAGGAGCAGCACGAGCGGCTGAGAAGATTGCGCCAGCGCCGAGACAACAGCAAGGTGCGCAAGGCGCTTGACGACTTAAAGGCGGCCTGTGCCGGGAAGGACAATGTGATGTATCCTATCCTCGAGGCGGTGCGGGCTTATGCGACGCTTGGTGAAATCTGTGGGGCGATGAAAGAGGTGTTCGGCACCTATGCCGAGCCACCGATGTTTTAG
- a CDS encoding cobalamin B12-binding domain-containing protein produces MGKKLRILIAKPGLDGHDRGAKVVARALRDAGFEVIYTGLHQTPEMIAETAIQEDVDAVGLSILSGAHMTLFPEVMRLLKEKGGGDILVFGGGIIPKEDMEALYKMGCGRLFGPGTPTQEIVDYLKEKFPDRV; encoded by the coding sequence ATGGGGAAAAAACTGCGTATCCTCATTGCCAAACCCGGGCTTGACGGACATGACCGCGGTGCCAAGGTTGTGGCACGGGCTTTGCGTGATGCCGGGTTTGAGGTTATATATACCGGATTGCATCAGACACCGGAGATGATTGCCGAGACCGCAATTCAGGAGGATGTTGATGCTGTCGGACTTTCCATCCTTTCTGGTGCCCATATGACCCTTTTCCCGGAGGTGATGCGGCTCTTAAAGGAAAAGGGTGGTGGTGACATTCTGGTTTTTGGCGGTGGTATCATTCCCAAGGAGGATATGGAGGCGCTTTATAAGATGGGCTGCGGCAGGCTTTTTGGTCCGGGCACACCAACCCAAGAGATTGTTGATTACCTGAAGGAAAAGTTTCCTGACCGGGTCTAA
- the tadA gene encoding tRNA adenosine(34) deaminase TadA: MVKEDEIWMRVALKEARLAFAENEVPVGCVVVKDGNVIGRGHNRVEGLSDPTAHAEILALTAASTTLQNWRLSGTTVYVTVEPCLMCTGALILARPKRVVFGARDEKFGCLGSRYDIIKDNRFNHRFEVTGGVLADEAVALLQEFFKKRREEKD; encoded by the coding sequence TTGGTTAAAGAGGACGAAATCTGGATGAGAGTGGCGCTGAAGGAGGCAAGGCTGGCGTTTGCCGAGAATGAGGTGCCGGTTGGATGTGTTGTTGTCAAGGATGGTAATGTTATTGGGAGGGGGCATAACCGGGTTGAAGGGCTCTCGGACCCGACCGCGCATGCTGAGATCCTTGCCTTAACCGCAGCCAGCACCACCCTGCAGAACTGGCGTCTGTCTGGGACAACGGTATATGTCACGGTTGAGCCCTGTTTGATGTGCACCGGTGCACTGATCCTTGCCCGTCCGAAAAGGGTGGTTTTCGGGGCAAGGGATGAGAAGTTTGGCTGTCTCGGTTCAAGATATGATATTATTAAGGACAACAGGTTCAATCATCGTTTTGAGGTTACCGGCGGGGTTCTCGCAGATGAGGCGGTGGCGCTCCTGCAGGAGTTTTTCAAGAAGCGGCGGGAGGAAAAGGATTGA
- a CDS encoding T9SS type A sorting domain-containing protein gives MKRFIPLTIYFLFLALALEAGQIKIVRTPGYKSPKQVEVTKRLVPAMTNWQKEAAPFARFRFRPTDKDMARINRLRQGQVDTVRVLCLRVEFVEDTTPLTTGNGKMDTFGFLSPDSGLFYDPPHFKLYFERMMEGLRNYYRAQSLGKLYIDFKVMPEGEKDAYQLPREMMFYGDTLSYEGIEFGLVRLMHDALKIADEDPNIRFRDYDEFIIFHAGSGLQSDYAADGRWDSPYDLLAGEIPPGAIEAYLGVPYILVDEGQTRIEQATVLPEMMRQDTLTEKGETNLAGMVGLAGTLAHEFAHLLGAYDLYDVTGVTMGVGAWSLMGYGGWLGDYGAGAPPGVIPGFLDAYNRVQLGFINPVVVSVPKESIFVYAAAMDTELFAQRPDSLCPTIIKIPVNQNEYFLIENRQTDIRKPDTIIVDVEDGVLIGIESNEYDFFQPGSGILIWHIDEKIIADYGPYNAINIFPEHKGVDLEEGDGVQDFDVPYWKMYNYQYEIYGYKYDAFSKQGYNDRFNANTNPNSDGYTGKTFLAVNLLGVKDTSDRLKDTVIPISVNWELYQPGFPVDQGRNSPFRSSFAADLDLDGTLEIITADSAGQVSVWRADGTGYRYPNGAFVNTNTAIIADVAIGNVAPNLGLEIVVAGVDRRVRIYDAQGQLVKSLITFDRIVAAPTLADLDGDGYKDVIVGSTDLRVYAWNYQGQDLPGFPFFVGSEIRAPVAVTDTILPKIAILTGDHRLLLLNYDGTVVPGFPLSLGNSPFYSWAQPIVADFDRDSMMEIAVVAGGGHNYRVYIVELNGKIVFTSQELIEHPFTGTIACEDINRDGFLDIIAAARHKLFAFNRNATLLTNYPFVYESAYTVQELAGNWIITYDVPFEYRSSPVIADINNDGIRDLIIGSPEYGVLGFDGGSGRLLDYFPLMTTASVSAIPLVIDIDQDGLLEIVTGSDKGIFYVWKIPNSNPQVKWGCAYHDPCHTGLIPLSEIPSLPSPSATLVEGFYVYPNPAGKEVNIRYRLGPGNSKVWLMVLDMSGQPVIKEFEAPAVALIDNEAHVDLRTIAPGLYVVRLRIENGSQNEIRFTKLAIVR, from the coding sequence TTGAAAAGGTTTATTCCATTGACAATCTATTTTCTGTTTTTGGCTTTGGCGCTTGAGGCCGGTCAAATCAAAATTGTGCGCACCCCCGGTTATAAAAGTCCAAAACAGGTTGAAGTGACAAAGCGCCTTGTCCCGGCAATGACAAATTGGCAAAAGGAGGCGGCACCCTTTGCCCGCTTTCGTTTCAGACCAACCGATAAGGATATGGCGAGAATCAACCGGTTGCGCCAGGGGCAGGTTGATACGGTGCGGGTTCTCTGCCTCAGGGTTGAGTTTGTCGAGGATACAACCCCATTGACAACCGGTAATGGCAAGATGGACACCTTTGGTTTTCTCTCACCAGATTCCGGGCTTTTCTATGACCCTCCCCATTTCAAACTTTATTTTGAGAGGATGATGGAGGGTTTGCGCAACTACTATCGGGCACAGTCGCTGGGCAAACTTTATATCGACTTCAAGGTGATGCCTGAAGGAGAAAAGGATGCGTACCAGTTGCCCAGAGAGATGATGTTTTACGGGGACACTTTATCTTATGAAGGTATTGAGTTCGGACTGGTCAGGCTGATGCACGATGCGTTAAAGATTGCGGATGAGGACCCTAATATCAGGTTCAGGGATTATGATGAGTTTATCATCTTTCACGCTGGTAGCGGTTTGCAGTCGGATTATGCCGCGGATGGTAGATGGGACAGCCCTTATGATTTGCTTGCCGGTGAGATTCCTCCAGGTGCGATTGAGGCGTACCTGGGTGTGCCTTATATCCTGGTTGATGAGGGGCAGACAAGGATTGAACAGGCAACGGTTCTGCCGGAAATGATGCGCCAGGACACTTTGACCGAGAAAGGCGAGACCAACCTTGCGGGAATGGTGGGTCTGGCAGGAACCCTTGCACATGAGTTTGCCCACCTTTTGGGTGCGTACGATTTATACGATGTTACCGGTGTAACAATGGGTGTTGGCGCCTGGAGCCTGATGGGTTATGGTGGCTGGTTGGGCGATTACGGTGCCGGTGCACCGCCGGGTGTAATTCCCGGTTTTCTTGATGCCTACAATCGGGTCCAATTGGGCTTTATTAACCCGGTTGTTGTTTCCGTTCCCAAAGAGTCAATATTTGTTTATGCCGCAGCGATGGACACCGAATTGTTTGCCCAACGTCCTGACAGCCTTTGCCCGACGATTATCAAAATACCGGTCAATCAGAATGAGTATTTCCTGATTGAAAACCGCCAGACCGATATCAGAAAACCGGATACAATCATTGTTGATGTTGAGGATGGGGTTTTAATCGGGATTGAATCAAACGAGTATGACTTCTTTCAGCCCGGCTCAGGGATATTAATCTGGCACATAGACGAGAAGATTATTGCCGATTACGGTCCTTATAATGCCATCAACATCTTTCCTGAACACAAGGGCGTTGACCTTGAGGAAGGGGATGGGGTACAGGATTTTGATGTCCCCTACTGGAAGATGTACAACTATCAATACGAAATCTATGGTTACAAATACGACGCATTTTCTAAGCAGGGATATAATGACAGGTTTAACGCCAACACCAATCCCAATAGCGACGGCTATACCGGGAAGACATTTCTTGCGGTTAATCTTCTGGGCGTAAAGGATACATCAGACCGGCTCAAGGATACAGTTATACCGATAAGCGTCAACTGGGAACTTTATCAACCCGGTTTTCCTGTTGACCAGGGAAGAAACAGTCCATTTCGCTCAAGTTTTGCTGCCGATTTGGACCTTGATGGAACACTCGAAATAATCACCGCAGACAGCGCCGGTCAGGTAAGCGTCTGGCGGGCAGATGGCACGGGCTATCGTTATCCCAATGGTGCCTTTGTCAATACCAACACCGCAATCATTGCTGATGTTGCCATTGGGAATGTGGCACCGAACCTCGGTCTGGAGATAGTTGTTGCTGGAGTTGACCGCAGGGTGAGAATTTATGATGCCCAGGGTCAATTGGTTAAGAGTTTAATTACCTTTGACCGGATTGTGGCTGCACCAACTCTTGCTGATTTGGATGGCGATGGTTATAAGGATGTGATTGTGGGTTCTACCGACTTAAGGGTTTACGCCTGGAACTATCAGGGTCAGGATTTGCCCGGGTTTCCCTTTTTTGTCGGTTCAGAAATCAGGGCACCGGTAGCGGTTACTGATACCATCCTTCCCAAAATTGCCATTCTTACTGGTGACCACCGGCTATTGCTATTGAATTATGATGGAACGGTTGTTCCCGGGTTTCCGCTTTCCTTGGGTAACTCCCCGTTTTATTCCTGGGCGCAACCAATTGTTGCCGATTTTGACCGCGACAGTATGATGGAGATTGCAGTAGTTGCAGGTGGTGGACACAACTACCGGGTTTATATCGTGGAACTGAATGGCAAAATAGTTTTTACCTCACAGGAGTTGATTGAACACCCATTTACCGGCACAATTGCCTGTGAGGATATTAACAGGGACGGTTTCCTTGATATCATCGCCGCTGCCCGGCACAAACTTTTTGCCTTCAACCGCAATGCCACCCTCTTAACTAACTATCCGTTTGTCTATGAATCCGCCTATACTGTTCAGGAACTTGCCGGCAACTGGATAATCACCTATGATGTTCCATTTGAGTATCGTTCCTCACCGGTTATTGCCGATATCAACAATGACGGTATTAGGGATTTGATTATCGGCTCACCTGAATATGGTGTCTTGGGTTTTGACGGTGGCTCAGGCAGGCTTTTGGACTATTTTCCTTTGATGACAACCGCATCGGTTAGTGCAATCCCCCTGGTCATTGACATTGATCAAGATGGCTTATTGGAAATCGTTACTGGCTCAGATAAGGGAATTTTTTATGTCTGGAAAATACCCAATTCCAATCCCCAGGTTAAATGGGGTTGTGCCTATCACGACCCCTGCCATACCGGCCTTATTCCTCTTAGCGAAATTCCTTCGCTACCATCTCCCTCTGCGACCTTGGTGGAGGGATTCTATGTTTACCCCAATCCCGCCGGCAAAGAGGTCAACATTAGGTATCGGCTTGGTCCGGGGAATAGCAAGGTTTGGTTGATGGTTTTGGATATGAGTGGGCAACCGGTAATAAAGGAGTTTGAGGCGCCAGCAGTCGCACTTATTGATAATGAGGCACACGTTGACTTGCGAACCATCGCACCTGGACTTTATGTTGTTCGTCTCCGGATTGAGAACGGCTCTCAAAATGAGATTCGTTTTACCAAACTGGCTATCGTCAGATGA
- a CDS encoding T9SS type A sorting domain-containing protein — protein MPPKTIHSRSYNLSKDSVIRNDFLCNDDVYGGCQQKGPDIAVGPDGGFVISWYEFRDGDADIWFQRFDSVGNPIGVNERVNTDATLGWQGDPATAIGIDGKFIFSWEDRRQIGNSDVFCQRFDERGYRLGDNFRVSDSAAAGDQSISSVHIAPNGTALIVWDDRRYGLTGDIFAQFLNPDGSLRGDNFRVNDDAIGWANQYEPDVSGDDSGRFVIVWMDGRGNNPSDWNIFCQRFRLDGTRIGNNFLVTPDDSIQWSPRVAAGHSGDFVVCWNDRRRGNWDVYAQIYNPQGEPVGGNFRVNTDTGNSQQLLGDVAINSFNEFIIVWSDNRDGDDDIYAQRFDLSGSRLGPEFKINDDPDSTAQNMPTVAAHPDGGYWIAWADARSGDYNIYCQRIARDGTRIGRNFRVNDDSASAHQRVSSIGMERHGNILIAWEDERNTNCDIYGAIIDEQGHQINSNIRMNDDPIRTHNHYYPSVAGGNSRFLVAWVDSRQGWDIYAQFLDDQGYPLGNNFLVNEGNVGAHQWYPYCAMDSTNRAVIVWMDNRAGFFQIYARLYDPNCKPIGAEFNVIDTNEEGYYPSVAMNVEGYWVVSWMDFRDGDVNIYCQLFRPDGSWIGENKRVNTDAAQVYQGFPACAIDNNRNIVIAWEDTRNGSYDVYIQWLDSTGNLIGDNERVNDNPLNQSDCYSPSCAFDNLGRLVVMFDDEREIPGNPQIYCQRFTPSRLRMGSNQKINEPNLFPKNTHWTVGQSVVANDRVIGFAWTDNRRHQGWDIYAKLTDWNLIGLAETEDGPVIPSEAEESLPGPTVIRRDKKVEIKGEPRGIVTLYDATGRQFYCSILQSNTMVLNISHLRPGIYFLKSQNSGRKSIKKLLIL, from the coding sequence TTGCCCCCGAAAACTATCCACAGCAGGTCTTACAATCTTTCCAAGGATAGCGTTATCCGCAACGACTTCCTCTGCAACGACGATGTGTATGGGGGCTGCCAGCAAAAAGGACCAGATATAGCGGTGGGTCCTGATGGTGGCTTTGTCATCTCCTGGTATGAGTTTCGAGATGGTGATGCTGATATCTGGTTCCAGCGGTTTGATTCTGTAGGAAATCCTATCGGTGTAAATGAAAGGGTAAATACCGATGCTACGCTGGGCTGGCAGGGCGACCCGGCAACCGCAATTGGCATTGATGGCAAGTTTATCTTTTCCTGGGAGGATAGAAGACAAATCGGCAATTCTGACGTATTTTGCCAGCGTTTTGATGAACGGGGTTATAGACTGGGTGACAACTTTAGAGTTAGCGATTCGGCAGCAGCTGGTGACCAGAGCATCTCCAGTGTTCACATCGCTCCTAATGGTACCGCCCTGATTGTGTGGGATGACCGCAGATATGGGTTGACTGGGGACATCTTTGCCCAGTTTCTCAATCCCGATGGCTCACTCCGCGGAGATAACTTCCGGGTTAACGATGATGCGATTGGTTGGGCAAATCAGTATGAACCTGATGTGAGTGGTGATGATTCAGGCAGATTTGTGATTGTCTGGATGGATGGCAGGGGAAACAACCCCTCGGACTGGAACATATTTTGCCAGCGTTTTCGGCTTGATGGCACAAGGATCGGAAATAACTTTCTTGTCACCCCAGATGACAGTATCCAGTGGTCTCCGAGAGTAGCTGCTGGTCATTCAGGTGATTTTGTCGTGTGCTGGAATGACAGACGCAGAGGCAACTGGGATGTCTATGCCCAGATTTATAACCCTCAAGGGGAACCGGTAGGAGGTAATTTCCGAGTTAACACCGATACCGGAAATTCCCAGCAGTTATTGGGTGATGTGGCAATAAACAGTTTTAACGAGTTTATCATCGTTTGGTCTGATAACCGCGATGGCGATGATGATATTTATGCCCAGCGGTTTGATTTGAGCGGCTCGAGACTCGGACCTGAATTTAAAATAAACGATGATCCCGATTCTACCGCGCAAAATATGCCCACGGTGGCTGCCCATCCTGATGGCGGTTACTGGATTGCTTGGGCTGATGCCCGTTCCGGTGATTACAACATCTATTGTCAGCGGATTGCCCGTGACGGCACGAGGATAGGGAGAAATTTCCGGGTGAATGATGATAGTGCGAGTGCCCATCAGCGGGTGTCTTCAATTGGGATGGAAAGGCATGGGAACATATTGATCGCCTGGGAGGATGAGCGTAATACAAATTGTGACATCTACGGAGCAATTATTGATGAACAAGGCCACCAAATCAATTCCAATATTAGAATGAATGACGATCCGATTAGGACTCACAACCATTATTATCCGAGTGTGGCTGGCGGCAATAGTCGATTCTTGGTTGCTTGGGTCGATTCGAGACAGGGCTGGGATATCTATGCCCAGTTCCTTGACGATCAAGGGTACCCGCTTGGTAATAATTTTCTTGTAAATGAAGGAAATGTGGGTGCCCATCAGTGGTACCCGTATTGTGCAATGGATTCAACCAACCGGGCGGTAATTGTCTGGATGGACAATCGGGCTGGTTTTTTTCAAATATACGCCCGCCTATACGACCCGAACTGCAAACCCATAGGAGCTGAGTTCAATGTTATTGACACAAATGAGGAAGGCTATTATCCCAGTGTGGCGATGAATGTCGAGGGCTATTGGGTTGTAAGCTGGATGGACTTTCGTGACGGCGATGTCAACATATACTGCCAGCTCTTTAGACCTGATGGGTCTTGGATTGGAGAGAATAAGAGAGTGAATACCGATGCCGCGCAGGTATACCAGGGATTTCCCGCCTGTGCGATTGATAATAACCGCAATATTGTGATCGCTTGGGAGGATACCCGGAATGGCTCCTATGATGTTTACATCCAATGGCTTGATTCAACAGGAAATTTAATCGGAGATAATGAACGGGTGAACGACAATCCATTAAATCAGTCGGACTGTTATTCCCCATCCTGCGCCTTTGACAATTTGGGCAGGTTGGTGGTGATGTTCGATGATGAAAGAGAAATTCCGGGAAATCCCCAGATTTACTGCCAGCGGTTCACGCCGAGCCGGCTCAGGATGGGCAGCAATCAAAAAATCAACGAACCAAACCTGTTTCCGAAAAATACCCATTGGACCGTTGGGCAGAGTGTGGTCGCAAATGACAGGGTAATTGGTTTTGCCTGGACAGACAACCGGCGCCACCAAGGCTGGGACATATATGCGAAGTTGACCGACTGGAACCTCATCGGTCTTGCCGAGACGGAAGACGGCCCCGTCATTCCGAGCGAAGCGGAGGAATCCCTTCCCGGTCCCACGGTCATCAGGCGGGATAAAAAAGTCGAGATTAAAGGTGAACCAAGAGGAATTGTGACTCTATATGATGCGACAGGACGACAATTCTATTGCTCCATCCTCCAGTCTAATACTATGGTATTAAATATCAGCCATCTCCGCCCTGGGATTTATTTTCTGAAATCCCAAAATAGCGGCAGGAAATCAATTAAAAAACTGCTTATTTTGTAA